In Gadus chalcogrammus isolate NIFS_2021 chromosome 23, NIFS_Gcha_1.0, whole genome shotgun sequence, a genomic segment contains:
- the LOC130376759 gene encoding NACHT, LRR and PYD domains-containing protein 12-like isoform X7 — MRRLIDILCKHVLLKTLLNMSGLQSTMDEQREEASPTSKTTLSGEHGHQIKAQSPEQQERTDSPGPSCVSMKSDRSMGRPPDAGKDGSPSREHDTLHVSMKSDGSMYHPIGCKDGTQSIEKRRVQQERTHSPSPSCVSMKSDRSMGRPPEFKDGRPSREHDTLHVSMKSDGSMDHPIGCKDGTLSIEKRRVQQERTHSPSPSCVSMKSDRSMGRPPEFKDGRPSREHDTLHVSMKSDGSMDHPIGCKDGTQSIEKRRVQQERTHSPSPSCVSMKSDRSMGRPPGFKDGRPSREEWRHQERSKITSAQSLQQHQAELIKRAEENAHYFLDNELKKLWRDIFLHYPQCSESPREEEEVEEVEGKNKEQRRLAIEGVVEITKLCLMEMNQEEQADSLWSGVVAVQCQHKLKSLLKEKFKGGVEGIAKAGQPTGLNEIYTELFITESGSGEVNKEHEVRLIETASRKSVKEETPIRCEDIFKPLPGQDQPIRTIITTGMAGIGKTVLTHKFTLDWAEGKTNHDIHFTFLFTFRELNLLEGKEFSLEELLHHFYLEIKEAGICRYNRFQVVLIFDGLDECRLPLDFQNNQILTDVTEPTSVDVLLTNLIRGDLLPSARIWITARPAAANTIPAIFVDMVTEVRGFTDQQKEEYFRKRFREETLANTIISHVKKSRSLHIMCHIPVFCWITSTVLEDFFKASQIEEMPNTVTQLYIHFLWVQSIQGDRKYHGRAETNPHWSSESRDIIVSLGKLAFNQLEKGQLIFYEEDLAECGIDIRAASGYSGVFTQIFKEECGLYQDKVFCFVHLSIQEFLAALYVFLSFIKNGVNLLSEEKLTLCGMKPKVQLLYQSAVDKALQSENGHLDLFLRFLLGLSLETNQLLLRGMLKKTRRSSKTNQRTIHYIKEKISGDLSPERSINLFHCLNELNDPSLVEEIQQYLQSGSISTESLFPAQWSALVFILLSSEEDLDVFDLKKYSASEDGLLRLLPVVKASKTSLLNGCHLSERCCKALASVLSSNSCGLRELDLSTNDLQDSGVKLLSAGLTSPHCSLETLRLNGCHLSERCCEALASVLSSNSFSLRKLDLSTNDLQDSGVKLLAAGLGSPNCKLETLRLSGCLVTQEGCASLASALSSNPSHLRELDLSYNHPGELGATLLSAGLEDPRWKLDTLSVEHGGVWRLKPALKKYACELTLDQNTAHRQLSLSEDIRKGTRDEKEQSYPDHLQRFDSWRQVLSRESLTGRCYWEVEKEGSVTIGVTYRGITRRGWGNDSRLGWNHMSWSLVMYDGDDYIARYNGSKTIIRLPPVDSNRVGVYLDRPAGTLSFYTVSQDVGGSSDTLTHIHTFQSTFTQKDLLCGFRLWSDCSSVSLCPL, encoded by the exons ATGAGAAGATTGATTGATATTTTATGCAAACATGTACTTCTAAAAACATTATTAAATATGTCAG gtctccagtctactatggatgaacagagagaggaggcgagTCCTACCTCTAAAACCACTCTCTCTGGGGAACATGGGCACCAGATCAAAGCtcagag cccagagcaacAGGAGAGaacagactcccctggacccagctgtgtctccatgaagagtgaccgctcaATGGGGCGTCCACCTGACGCTGGAAAAGATGGAAGCCCCTCCAGAGAACATGACACTCTTCATGTTTCCATGAAGAGTGACGGCTCTATGTATCATCCTATTGGATGTAAAGATGGAactcagtctattgagaagag AAGAGTTCAGCAGGAAAGAACCCACTCCCCTtcacccagctgtgtctccatgaagagtgaccgctctatgggtCGTCCACCTGaatttaaagatggacgcccctccagagaacaTGACACTCTTCATGTTTCCATGAAGAGTGACGGCTCTATGGATCATCCTATTGGATGTAAAGATGGAACTCTGTCGATTGAGAAGAG aAGAGTTCAGCAGGAAAGAACCCACTCCCCTtcacccagctgtgtctccatgaagagtgaccgctctatgggtCGTCCACCTGaatttaaagatggacgcccctccagagaacaTGACACTCTTCATGTTTCCATGAAGAGTGACGGCTCTATGGATCATCCTATTGGATGTAAAGATGGAACTCAGTCGATTGAGAAGAG aAGAGTTCAGCAGGAAAGAACCCACTCCCCTtcacccagctgtgtctccatgaagagtgaccgctctatgggtCGTCCACCTggctttaaagatggacgcccctccagagaagAGTG gcgacaccaggagaggtcaaagattaccagtgctcagtctctacagcagcatcaagcagagctgatcaag agggctgaggagaacgcacactATTTTCTAGACAATGAGCTGAAGAAACTCTGGAGGGATATTTTTCtacattacccacaatgctcagagagtccgagggaggaggaggaggtggaggaggtggagggtaagAACAAGGAACAGAGGAGGCtcgccatagagggagtggtggaaatcacaaagctctgcctgatggagatgaaccaggaggaacagGCCGACTCACTGTGGAGTG GAGTTGTTGCTGTCCAGTGCCAACACAAACTCAAGTCTCTTCTGAAGGAGAAGTTCAAGGGTGGGGTTGAGGGAATCGCTAAGGCAGGACAGCCAACAGGTCTGAATGAAATTTACACAGAGCTCTTTATCACTGAGAgcggcagtggagaggtcaacaaggaacatgaggtcagactgattgaaacagcttccaggaaatCTGTGAAGGAGGAAACTCCAATCagatgtgaagacatctttaagCCCCTACCTGGGCAAGATCAACCAATCCGGACAATAATTACAACAGGAATGGctggcattggtaaaaccgtcttaacacacaagttcaccctggactgggctgaaggcaaaaccaaccacgacatacacttcacatttctcttcactttcagagagctgaatttacttgaagggaaagagtttagcttggaggaacttcttcatcacttctATCTTGAAatcaaagaagcaggaatctgcagatacAACCGTTTTCAAGTTGTCTTAATATttgatggtctggatgagtgtcgacttcctctggacttccagaacaaccagaTCTTGACTGATGTCACAGAGCCGACCtcagtggacgtgctgctgacaaacctcatcaggggcgacctgcttccctccgcgCGCATATGGATAACagcacgccctgcggcagccaatacTATCCCTGCTATATTTGtcgacatggtgacagaggtgagagggttcaccgaCCAACAGAaagaggagtacttcaggaagagattcagagaggagacACTGGCTAACACCATCATCTCGCatgtcaagaaatcacgaagcctccacatcatgtgtcacatcccagtcttctgttggatcacgtctacagttctggaggacttcttcaAAGCATCCCAGATAGAAGAGATGCCCAATACCGTGACTCAGTTGTACATCCACTTCCTatgggttcagtccatacagggggacaggaagtatcatgggAGAGCAGAAACTAATCCAcactggagttcagagagcagggacATCATTGTTTCCCTGGGAAAattggcttttaaccagctggagaaaggccagCTGATCTTCTATGAGGAAGACCTGGCAGAATGTGGCATTGATATCAGGGCAGCCTCAgggtactcaggagtgttcacccagatctttaaagaggagtgtgggctgtaccaggacaaggtgttctgctttgtccatctgagcatccaggagtttctggctgccctttatgtatttctgtcctttatcaagaatggtgtcaatctgctctcagaagaaaAATTGACTCTGTGTGGGATGAAACCCAAGGTCCagctcctctaccagagtgccgtggacaaggccttacagagtgagaacggacacctggacttgttcctccgctttctcctgggtctctctctggagaccaatcagttGCTCCTCCGAGGTATGCTTAAGAAGACAAGAAGAAGCTCAAAGACCAATCAGAGAACAATCcattacatcaaggagaagataagtggagatctctctccagagagaagcatcaatctgttccactgtctgaatgagctgaacgacccATCTCTAGTGGAGGAAATCCAACAGTACCTGCAATCAGGAAGTATCTCCACCGAATCTCTCTtccctgctcagtggtcagctctggtcttcattttgctgtcatcagaagaggatctggacgtgtttgacctgaagaaatactctgcttcagaggatggtcttctgaggctgctgccagtggtcaaagcctccaaaacatcttt gctgaatggctgtcatctgtcagagagatgctgtaaaGCTCTGGcatcagttctcagctccaactcctgtggtctgagagagctggacctgagtaccaatgatctgcaggattcaggagtgaagctgctctctgctggactaaCGAGTCCACACTGTTCACTGGAAACTCTTAG gctgaatggctgtcatctgtcagagagatgctgtgaagctctggcgtcagttctcagctccaactcctttAGTCTGAGAAAgttggacctgagtaccaatgatctgcaggattcaggagtaaAGCTGCTcgctgctggactggggagtccaaaCTGCaaactggaaactctcag gttgtctggctgcctggtcacacaggaaggctgtgcttctctggcctcagctctgagctccaacccctcccatctgagagaactggacctgagctacaatcacccaggagaatTGGGAGCtacgctgctctctgctggactggaggatccacgctggaaactggacactctcag tgtggagcacggtggagtgtggaggctgaaaccagctctaaagaagt atgcctgtgaactcacactggaccaaaacacagcccacagacaactctctctgtctgaggacatcAGAAAGGGGACACGGGATGAAAAGGAACAGTCATATCCGGATCACCTACAAAGATTTGACTCCTGGAGACAGGTGTTGTCTAGAGAGagtctgactggccgctgttattGGGAGGTAGAGAAGGAAGGAAGTGTTactataggagtgacatacagaggaatcacaagaaGAGGATGGGGTAATGACAGCAGGCTTGGATGGAACCACATGTCCTGGAGCCTTGTTATGTATGATGGTGATGATTACATTGCCCGGTACAATGGTAGTAAAACAATCATACGTCTCCCCCCTGTTGACTCtaacagagtaggagtgtatctggaccggcctgctggcactCTATCCTTCTACACAGTGTCGCAAGAtgtaggagggtcctcagacacactgacacacatccatacCTTCCAGTCCACATTCACCCAGAAGGACCTCCTCTGTGGGTTTAGGTTATGGAGCGATTGTTcttcagtgtctctgtgtccgttgtag
- the LOC130376759 gene encoding NACHT, LRR and PYD domains-containing protein 12-like isoform X2, with the protein MRRLIDILCKHVLLKTLLNMSGLQSTMDEQREEASPTSKTTLSGEHGHQIKAQSPEQQERTDSPGPSCVSMKSDRSMGRPPDAGKDGSPSREHDTLHVSMKSDGSMYHPIGCKDGTQSIEKRVQQERTDSPSPSCVSMKSDRSMGRPPEFKDGRPSREHDTLHFSMKSDGSMDHPIGCKDGTQSIEKRRVQQERTHSPSPSCVSMKSDRSMGRPPEFKDGRPSREHDTLHVSMKSDGSMDHPIGCKDGTLSIEKRRVQQERTHSPSPSCVSMKSDRSMGRPPEFKDGRPSREHDTLHVSMKSDGSMDHPIGCKDGTQSIEKRRVQQERTHSPSPSCVSMKSDRSMGRPPGFKDGRPSREEWRHQERSKITSAQSLQQHQAELIKRAEENAHYFLDNELKKLWRDIFLHYPQCSESPREEEEVEEVEGKNKEQRRLAIEGVVEITKLCLMEMNQEEQADSLWSGVVAVQCQHKLKSLLKEKFKGGVEGIAKAGQPTGLNEIYTELFITESGSGEVNKEHEVRLIETASRKSVKEETPIRCEDIFKPLPGQDQPIRTIITTGMAGIGKTVLTHKFTLDWAEGKTNHDIHFTFLFTFRELNLLEGKEFSLEELLHHFYLEIKEAGICRYNRFQVVLIFDGLDECRLPLDFQNNQILTDVTEPTSVDVLLTNLIRGDLLPSARIWITARPAAANTIPAIFVDMVTEVRGFTDQQKEEYFRKRFREETLANTIISHVKKSRSLHIMCHIPVFCWITSTVLEDFFKASQIEEMPNTVTQLYIHFLWVQSIQGDRKYHGRAETNPHWSSESRDIIVSLGKLAFNQLEKGQLIFYEEDLAECGIDIRAASGYSGVFTQIFKEECGLYQDKVFCFVHLSIQEFLAALYVFLSFIKNGVNLLSEEKLTLCGMKPKVQLLYQSAVDKALQSENGHLDLFLRFLLGLSLETNQLLLRGMLKKTRRSSKTNQRTIHYIKEKISGDLSPERSINLFHCLNELNDPSLVEEIQQYLQSGSISTESLFPAQWSALVFILLSSEEDLDVFDLKKYSASEDGLLRLLPVVKASKTSLLNGCHLSERCCKALASVLSSNSCGLRELDLSTNDLQDSGVKLLSAGLTSPHCSLETLRLNGCHLSERCCEALASVLSSNSFSLRKLDLSTNDLQDSGVKLLAAGLGSPNCKLETLRLSGCLVTQEGCASLASALSSNPSHLRELDLSYNHPGELGATLLSAGLEDPRWKLDTLSVEHGGVWRLKPALKKYACELTLDQNTAHRQLSLSEDIRKGTRDEKEQSYPDHLQRFDSWRQVLSRESLTGRCYWEVEKEGSVTIGVTYRGITRRGWGNDSRLGWNHMSWSLVMYDGDDYIARYNGSKTIIRLPPVDSNRVGVYLDRPAGTLSFYTVSQDVGGSSDTLTHIHTFQSTFTQKDLLCGFRLWSDCSSVSLCPL; encoded by the exons ATGAGAAGATTGATTGATATTTTATGCAAACATGTACTTCTAAAAACATTATTAAATATGTCAG gtctccagtctactatggatgaacagagagaggaggcgagTCCTACCTCTAAAACCACTCTCTCTGGGGAACATGGGCACCAGATCAAAGCtcagag cccagagcaacAGGAGAGaacagactcccctggacccagctgtgtctccatgaagagtgaccgctcaATGGGGCGTCCACCTGACGCTGGAAAAGATGGAAGCCCCTCCAGAGAACATGACACTCTTCATGTTTCCATGAAGAGTGACGGCTCTATGTATCATCCTATTGGATGTAAAGATGGAactcagtctattgagaagag AGTTCAGCAGGAAAGAACCGACTCCCCTtcacccagctgtgtctccatgaagagtgaccgctctatgggtCGTCCACCTGaatttaaagatggacgcccctccagagaacaTGACACTCTTCATTTTTCCATGAAGAGTGATGGCTCTATGGATCATCCTATTGGATGTAAAGATGGAACtcagtctattgagaaaag AAGAGTTCAGCAGGAAAGAACCCACTCCCCTtcacccagctgtgtctccatgaagagtgaccgctctatgggtCGTCCACCTGaatttaaagatggacgcccctccagagaacaTGACACTCTTCATGTTTCCATGAAGAGTGACGGCTCTATGGATCATCCTATTGGATGTAAAGATGGAACTCTGTCGATTGAGAAGAG aAGAGTTCAGCAGGAAAGAACCCACTCCCCTtcacccagctgtgtctccatgaagagtgaccgctctatgggtCGTCCACCTGaatttaaagatggacgcccctccagagaacaTGACACTCTTCATGTTTCCATGAAGAGTGACGGCTCTATGGATCATCCTATTGGATGTAAAGATGGAACTCAGTCGATTGAGAAGAG aAGAGTTCAGCAGGAAAGAACCCACTCCCCTtcacccagctgtgtctccatgaagagtgaccgctctatgggtCGTCCACCTggctttaaagatggacgcccctccagagaagAGTG gcgacaccaggagaggtcaaagattaccagtgctcagtctctacagcagcatcaagcagagctgatcaag agggctgaggagaacgcacactATTTTCTAGACAATGAGCTGAAGAAACTCTGGAGGGATATTTTTCtacattacccacaatgctcagagagtccgagggaggaggaggaggtggaggaggtggagggtaagAACAAGGAACAGAGGAGGCtcgccatagagggagtggtggaaatcacaaagctctgcctgatggagatgaaccaggaggaacagGCCGACTCACTGTGGAGTG GAGTTGTTGCTGTCCAGTGCCAACACAAACTCAAGTCTCTTCTGAAGGAGAAGTTCAAGGGTGGGGTTGAGGGAATCGCTAAGGCAGGACAGCCAACAGGTCTGAATGAAATTTACACAGAGCTCTTTATCACTGAGAgcggcagtggagaggtcaacaaggaacatgaggtcagactgattgaaacagcttccaggaaatCTGTGAAGGAGGAAACTCCAATCagatgtgaagacatctttaagCCCCTACCTGGGCAAGATCAACCAATCCGGACAATAATTACAACAGGAATGGctggcattggtaaaaccgtcttaacacacaagttcaccctggactgggctgaaggcaaaaccaaccacgacatacacttcacatttctcttcactttcagagagctgaatttacttgaagggaaagagtttagcttggaggaacttcttcatcacttctATCTTGAAatcaaagaagcaggaatctgcagatacAACCGTTTTCAAGTTGTCTTAATATttgatggtctggatgagtgtcgacttcctctggacttccagaacaaccagaTCTTGACTGATGTCACAGAGCCGACCtcagtggacgtgctgctgacaaacctcatcaggggcgacctgcttccctccgcgCGCATATGGATAACagcacgccctgcggcagccaatacTATCCCTGCTATATTTGtcgacatggtgacagaggtgagagggttcaccgaCCAACAGAaagaggagtacttcaggaagagattcagagaggagacACTGGCTAACACCATCATCTCGCatgtcaagaaatcacgaagcctccacatcatgtgtcacatcccagtcttctgttggatcacgtctacagttctggaggacttcttcaAAGCATCCCAGATAGAAGAGATGCCCAATACCGTGACTCAGTTGTACATCCACTTCCTatgggttcagtccatacagggggacaggaagtatcatgggAGAGCAGAAACTAATCCAcactggagttcagagagcagggacATCATTGTTTCCCTGGGAAAattggcttttaaccagctggagaaaggccagCTGATCTTCTATGAGGAAGACCTGGCAGAATGTGGCATTGATATCAGGGCAGCCTCAgggtactcaggagtgttcacccagatctttaaagaggagtgtgggctgtaccaggacaaggtgttctgctttgtccatctgagcatccaggagtttctggctgccctttatgtatttctgtcctttatcaagaatggtgtcaatctgctctcagaagaaaAATTGACTCTGTGTGGGATGAAACCCAAGGTCCagctcctctaccagagtgccgtggacaaggccttacagagtgagaacggacacctggacttgttcctccgctttctcctgggtctctctctggagaccaatcagttGCTCCTCCGAGGTATGCTTAAGAAGACAAGAAGAAGCTCAAAGACCAATCAGAGAACAATCcattacatcaaggagaagataagtggagatctctctccagagagaagcatcaatctgttccactgtctgaatgagctgaacgacccATCTCTAGTGGAGGAAATCCAACAGTACCTGCAATCAGGAAGTATCTCCACCGAATCTCTCTtccctgctcagtggtcagctctggtcttcattttgctgtcatcagaagaggatctggacgtgtttgacctgaagaaatactctgcttcagaggatggtcttctgaggctgctgccagtggtcaaagcctccaaaacatcttt gctgaatggctgtcatctgtcagagagatgctgtaaaGCTCTGGcatcagttctcagctccaactcctgtggtctgagagagctggacctgagtaccaatgatctgcaggattcaggagtgaagctgctctctgctggactaaCGAGTCCACACTGTTCACTGGAAACTCTTAG gctgaatggctgtcatctgtcagagagatgctgtgaagctctggcgtcagttctcagctccaactcctttAGTCTGAGAAAgttggacctgagtaccaatgatctgcaggattcaggagtaaAGCTGCTcgctgctggactggggagtccaaaCTGCaaactggaaactctcag gttgtctggctgcctggtcacacaggaaggctgtgcttctctggcctcagctctgagctccaacccctcccatctgagagaactggacctgagctacaatcacccaggagaatTGGGAGCtacgctgctctctgctggactggaggatccacgctggaaactggacactctcag tgtggagcacggtggagtgtggaggctgaaaccagctctaaagaagt atgcctgtgaactcacactggaccaaaacacagcccacagacaactctctctgtctgaggacatcAGAAAGGGGACACGGGATGAAAAGGAACAGTCATATCCGGATCACCTACAAAGATTTGACTCCTGGAGACAGGTGTTGTCTAGAGAGagtctgactggccgctgttattGGGAGGTAGAGAAGGAAGGAAGTGTTactataggagtgacatacagaggaatcacaagaaGAGGATGGGGTAATGACAGCAGGCTTGGATGGAACCACATGTCCTGGAGCCTTGTTATGTATGATGGTGATGATTACATTGCCCGGTACAATGGTAGTAAAACAATCATACGTCTCCCCCCTGTTGACTCtaacagagtaggagtgtatctggaccggcctgctggcactCTATCCTTCTACACAGTGTCGCAAGAtgtaggagggtcctcagacacactgacacacatccatacCTTCCAGTCCACATTCACCCAGAAGGACCTCCTCTGTGGGTTTAGGTTATGGAGCGATTGTTcttcagtgtctctgtgtccgttgtag